One Lagenorhynchus albirostris chromosome 7, mLagAlb1.1, whole genome shotgun sequence genomic window, aaacagctcatgcagctcgatatcaaaaaaacaacccaataaaaaaatgggcagaagatctaaatagacatttctccaaagaagacatacagatgcccaaaaagcacacaaaaagatgctcaacattgctaattattagagaaatgcaaatcaaaactacaatgaagttatcacctcacaccagtcagaatggccatcatcaaaaagtctacaaacaataaatgctggagaggctgtggagaaaagggaaccctcctacactgttggtgggaatataaattggtacaaccactatggagaacagtatggaggttccttaaaaaactaaatacagaaccaccttatgatccagcaatcccacccctgttcatatatccagagaaatccataattcaaaaagatacatgcaccccaatgttcattacagaactatttacaatagccaggacatggaagcaacctaaatgtccatggacagatgaatggataaagaagatgtggtacatttatacaatgggatattactcagccacaaaaatgaatgaaataatgccatttgcagctacatggatggacctaggaattatcatactaaatgaagtaagtcagacaaagaaagacaaatatcatatgatattacttatatgtggaatctaaaaaatatacaaatgaacttatttacaaaacagaaacagactcatagacttcaaaaacaaacttaccaaaggggaaaggtgggggggagggataaattaggagtttgggattaacatatacacactactatatataaaatagataatcagcaaggacctactgtatagcacagggaacgctactcaatattctgtaataacctatatgggaaaagaatctgaaaaagaatggatataccTATaagtataattgaatcactttgctgtacacctgaaactaacacaacattgtaaatcaactatactccaatatagaataaaaattaaattaaataaaaaaagaaagctatttaAAGGATGCAGCTTAGAGTAACTGTTACTGAATAAGCTGCCCCTGGGATTgacttgcttccttttttttgaccatgctgctcagcatgcaggatcttaattccttgACCACGatcaaacccatggcccctgcagtggaagcactgagtccgaaccactggactgccagggaattccccttgaCTTGCTTTCTGACATAGGGCAAGTCTGCTAGTTTCGTTAGATATAAATAACTAGATTTGATTCTTctattgataaaaaaaaaagttcttgatGGTTTTCTCCCATTTGAAAATGTCCACCTccactgaaatttttaaagagtGTTATAGCCACATACAAGTCACCAAACCACTGCTGATTTCTTCTATCCCAAATACCTGGAATCACTCAGGTACAGAATCATGGCCACATCACATCCAGTAAacaaacatcaaaaatacacagGAGCATTTGAAAACAAACGATGACCCCTATGAAAGCACAGCACCCTGACTGTTAGCATGTCCAGTTGCCCGTCTTTACATGGTGGCTATTTTATGAAGAAAGTGGATGGCCTTTGGACTTCTAAAAAGCACGAAAAGTGTACTGCTGAAGCTGGGCTTTGATGCTTACCTGGACCTAAAATGAGTGTTCCACCTTGCTGAGCTGGATCTCCTTGAAAATCAAAAAGAGGGCCAGTCACTGCCCGCCACAGGCTCCGAATGCTTCCTGagagtatatttgattttatatgGGGGCTCTGTCCTGAAATATTAAGAACTGTCTTTAGAAgttgtcattttatatttgattaGATATTAAGATAATGTTAGTATTTCTACAAAACAGTCTCTTTCTTATGTGTCATCTTACTTTtgacttgtctttttttcttccttcaaagaACAGTTCTCAGCCTTTCACCACTGATGTTTtagaccagataattctttgtcctGTGCAATGTGGGGTGATTACCATCATCCTTGCTCTCTGTACCTGCTAGATGCCGTAGCAGCCGCCATTCGCCAAGCTGTGACAactgaaaatgtctccagacaatgccaaatgtcccctggggggaggAGTCAAAATTGTTCccagttgagaactactgctttaaAGGAAGAACTGATGACAGACCCAGATCATTTTCTCCCACAGAAAAATGTCAGCTACAGACTTGTCAAACTGGTAgtgctttcctttttaattccccatttgtgttttgtttagtcTCTTACCAACTAATAGATAACTACATTCCTCTTCAGGAGACATTGTGGCACAGACTGTTATACGCTTGTCAAAACCCGTTTCCTCTTTCTGGGACCACAGCTAAACATTTCCTGGAGTTTGGTACAGCTATGTGACTACACTCTAACCAATGAGTAAAATGATGTGTGCCACTTCCAGGGCACCTCTTAAAAAGCTCTCAGGGAGTGATTCTCCATGTTTCTTCTACATCCTTCGAAGTGTGGATTGACGATGGCAGAGCCACAAGATAGAAAGGGCCTGAGTCTTTCCTACTGTGTCCCCGAATTGCTGCTTGGACAAGCACGCAATAGATATACCCTTCttgaaatgtgaaagaaaaagaaccttCTCCCACGTTATGCTACTGAGACTTTGCGGTTTAGCTGTAACAATAGCAACTATAGCTACCACTCCATCTTTGCTTGGCTGtcagtttttctatttcctttctcacaGTAACTGATACTTCActtccactcccccacccccttttcttttaaaagtaatttaatattttatttatttatttatttttggctgggttgggtctttgttgctgcgcgcaggctttctctagttgctgctagtgggggctactctttgttgtggtgcacgggcttctcattgcagtggtttctcttgttgcttcagtagttgcaacacatggtttcagaagttgtggctcatgggctctagagcgcaggctcagtatttgtggtgcatgggcttagttgctccgcggcatgtgggatcttcccggacaagggctcgaacccgcgtcccctgcattggcaggcggattcttaaccactgcgcgaccGGGGAAGTCCTCCACTCCCTTTGAGTAAAGAAGCTCAGTCTCTACCTTTCTTGTAACTTATCTTTTTCCTATCCctgccttttatgtctttttagtttttttaaattttggactcCACCAGTTCTGAGGCCAGAGAATGACTGGTTGAGCAGCAAGACACCATGGTCCAGGGCCTCTCGCCCACCGTCTGCCCCTCCGGGTGCATGTCCACCAGTGTATAGCAGTTACCAGTCCCCTTCATCTTCTCCTGCCGGGTCACAGCACAGAGCTCAACCCTCAACCCTGCAGTCGGTTCCTACTAgtgctttttgctttttattttgatgattatGCTGCCTTTGACCTGCCCAATTTCTTAATATTTCCAGATAcctattatttccttcatctctccaacttttctatttctttcatgtttATATTAGGATGGACATTCATCTCACCAAGAAACAAATACAGGCTCATTAGCTTAGAGACATGGGTAAAGGACTAAAGTTTACTGTTTTTTAGGATTTTACACTTAAAATAGATGTTCCTAAATCCAAACTATCTCCTCATGTCTGAAGAAGGGTCATTTAACTTctgaaattttagaaattcaATTGAAGAAGATTTCACAACCTAGAATTTCACAATCTTTGCTGTAAAGCACAATCTAATTTTGCTAGTACGAATTTAGTTATGTGTAAAactcttgtttttcatttttttcgcTTAGTTTGATTCTTGGACTCAAGACCAGAATTTTAACTTGAAACATTAGATTAAGTAAGTGTTATAAGAGGCATGTTTTCTGCATTGTGCTTATGTGCTGTCTACAGTAATCATTGTAGATTTAACACCGTAAATTGGCTTATGGTAAGGCAAATGAAATACTGGGTAAACCCATTACTCCCTTGAATTTAGTGGCTTTATTTTCTTACACTTTGTCTTTATAAACTGTCCCATtaactttaaattattatattttattttcagtgtcataattttcaaGTAGGATTATTCTGAAACTGATTCTGAGATCTGTGCTTTTTCAGgcaggaactttaaaaaattattttgtgagaACCTAATGTTTTCTGTTTGGAAATACAGTACTTTAACACAGATCGAAGGagtttaaatgatttaaatatacTCTCTCTTATAATCACAAGCAACTGTTTTCTTTGCAAttccacatctttattgaggCAATGAATGGTGAGGTGTTACTAAAGTGAAACCCACAGTTTATATCTAAGGTGGCTAAATGACAAACAGACCTTACACATGCTGAGACTCTGCTATAGCACAGGAAAACAGTCTACCAAAGACAAAGGTTCACAATCTGTACTGTTGCAATTTCCTATACtaaaaagagaggggaaaaaaagagcaaattctGTATTTATGCTACCTCATCATTGGTTTTAATAAAGTTTAGgttgctttctttaaaaacttcAGTAAAGGGATCCTGTCAACTCTACCTCATAAGTAGCTCTGTGATCTGTCCCTCTGCATCCCTACTTCAGGCcgtgtcatttctttctagacTATTACTAAAAACTTGTCAAGAATATCAACGACTCCCGTTTGGAACATTCCAATTGCTCCTCCACCTGGCAACAAGACTGTATCACTTCTCCACTCAAATATAATTCTTTTATGACTCCCCCACTGCCTCCAGAACAAATCCAAACTCCTTGGCATGTTCCCAGACTCAGTCCCCTGGCTCACACAATCCCCCAACTGGCTCCTAGACTCTGGCCAGACACAGGGAACTGCAATTCTCCAACAGTCTCATTTTTTCATACCTGTGTGCTTTTGTGCGTGCTACTTTCTGTCAGCTGCACCATTCCCAGCCTCACTTCACCCAGCTAACTCCTTAAAGAATGAGCTTAGACAATACCGCCTCTAAGAAGCCTTCCCAGATTCTTCTCTCCCtgtgcatttctggtgtttaggCATTTCTGCATTATAGGTATTGCCAGTACATGCTCTCCTCTTTTATGAGCCCTAACCTGTAATATAGTTGACTGTTTGCTTCTGTCTTCCAGAGTAGATTATGAGCATTGGGTtggcaggggctgtgtcttttATCACAGTCCTCCCAGGAACATCCAACACAGTGGGTGCCATGGGTGTCATTCTCAGCATTTGTTGAGAATAAGTGATTTGAGTTCAAGTTGAGTTCTCTTATTTGGTATTTCAGAAGCCAAGGTCTTTCTacctaaaatatacataaatagttCACCTAAAGCTTATTATACACTTAATTGTAAAGAATTGTGTAAGGGCAGGGAATATGGAccatataaagatgaataaaacatcaAACTTTTCAACTAACTATACTACCCACCACCTTAAGTGCAATTATAGAGTATATAATCGAGTACAAGGCGCTATTAAAATACAATGAAGGAAGCAATTGCTTCTGCTTGAAGAGCTATTAAGAGCCCCTTTGAGCTGGGCTTTAAATGAAAACTAATATTTCATCTATTAAAGAACATAGAGCATTCAAAGCCATGGTGTTGAGGtatgaaaatatattaacttaagcaatattatttttcttgtaattacaaaagtaaaatgtacttattgtaaaaaattcaaaagccATTTTTCTCATTCCCATGCCTTGGGGTAATCATTgcaatatcttttaaaacatttttcatttcacaCATATATAGTATAGATCTTTATgaaaatggtttttatttttacaaaaatggaatcatactaaaAACACTGCTCTGCAACttgcatttttcattcatttagtacTTCGCCAACAGCCTTCCATGTCATTACATATAGGAAATGAATCTTTTAGAGTCTCATGAATCTGGATCACTTACTAGAATCATAAAAAGCAGGCTGATTTATGAATTTACCATTTGTTCCcctatgcatatatatgcatatgtgaaaTGTGAAATACACCATTAGTGTTTTCTACTTGAGACATATCATGTCTTACCTGAGGAGGCAATTTCTTCACCTCTTTTCATTCCCAATCTTTTATAAATTTCTCTCTCAGGATCAACATAGATTTCATGAGAATACCCAGTCAGTTTACAGAAAGGCTGAAAAAAGAATACAGttggaattttaataaaaagaaatgggagaaaaatagtGATAATCTGACTTAATTTTAGCAAATTTGGCCTACATTTAGTGattcaaataatataatttttacgTCTGAAAGAGATTTAACCTGTTAGTCTCAATTTGCTATATATTTACCTCAATATGATGGTAGGATGACTGTCCAATCACTATAAGAGTGACATTTGCTTCctttaggagagaaaaaagacatgTACATATTATTGGAAATCACATGTTTCATACAACTTCCCCTAATCCAACTCTTTTGTTCCATTCTAATGCCACCTATAGGCTTCTAGAAGAATGGTATAAATAGCAAAATTGTGTGAGTCAAAGCAAAGAGATGTATGCTAAAATGTTCAATTAATTCAGATAATTCTTTTGCTAAGtaagaatttcaaaacaataTAGTCAGTAGTTCTCTACACTTCCCCCAAAGGCATACATTaaacaagaataaaaactattaaaGTAGGGTTATTTAATCAgacaattttattctttcacatcTCAATTGATAAGGTCTGCTGAAAATAGATCTTAGTTTTACAAAATCTACCCAATGCGTTCACTCAAAAGCTCAGCTGGGGACAAACCTCTATATGCCTGAAGAAACACACCTGTATGTGGCTGTCAGACCAATGTGGAACATGCATTCCATTAACAATACAAATTttcacctttaaaatatattagtatttTCCTATAACGAACAACTATTTGGAGTAtctttattacaaaaataaagggaaggaaatatttttagcatttctGTTTTTGGTCATTATCAATCAACATTTGAGAACAGGCAGGTTATTAGGTAAcatcaaaattattattatggttAGTATGTTTATAACCAGGCAATAATGAACAGGCCAGAAATAGACTTCTAACGCGTGCCTCCCCTTTTTGGAGGTGTTGGAGAGATGTGTGGGATGGTGAGAATCTGGGTTTGTGAGTGTCTGCGCTGGAGAGGTGGTGCATTGCGCACCTCATCCCGTTGCACTCCTTATAAACGGCAGGTGATTTTCACCAGGCCGCCCTGAAGCGGGGCTCGCTGCTGCTCACTCTCAGGAAACTTACTTGTAAGAAACTCTTGGGGATTTTGGCCAGATCTTCTACATATTCCTTGCAGATGTAACACAGGAAATGCTGAAATCCCAATACGGGCAAAAAGGACAAGTTAGCAACTAACACCCCCGGGGTCAGAAAGGGCCAAGTACTTCATTATGCGTGATGCTAATTAACACAACACCCAAGACGGGTAGAAAGAGGTGTCGGGGCGCCCAAATATGCATTGAAATTAGGCCGCACCCAGTCTGTGCTAGGCCTCTTCGCTCGTTGAGAAAATGGCCTTCGCTTGGCGGGCTGCTTTTCCATTCCCGTTCAAGGAAGCGAGAGGAGCAGTTCGCATTCCGGAAGCTTCTAGTGGATGAACACGGGAAGGGCCAGGCCCGGCGGGCTCCGCTCTCGGGCCCTGGACCCGTCCAGGGGCCCGATGTAACCACCCTTCAGCGTAGGCCGTGGAAGCAACCTTCGTCCCAGCCTGCGGGTGAGGTACCTGCTCCGGATCGTCCCGCACCCCGCGCTCACCCGCACGAAGACCACTACAGCCCGGCGCTCCCGGAACAGCGCGCCGAACAGCACCCGCCTCCCGGAGGCGTCCAGCACCGGCAGGTCGGCCACGGCGGCGGCCAGGGACTGCCCGCTCTCGGGGCCGCTCGGGTCTGGGACTGCGGCTGGGGCAGCGCGGCCGCTGATCTGCCGCGTGACCGGGACCACGGATGGGGCGGCCATCGCGCCCTGCATCCGCGGGCCCTTGGTTCGCGAGGGTGGGGGTCAGAATCTTTGGTGGGCCGGGTCGCTACCCAAGCTGGGCGTAAGGAGCGGGCCGTACTGGCGGGGCGGGGCGCACGGTGGGGCGGGGCGCACGGTGGGGCGGGGCGCACGGCGGGGCGGGGCGCACGGCGCGGAGTTGCTTGAGGTGCAGACCCGCTGTGGCGCCCGGCGAGAGTGAGGCGCGCGGGGTCGATCCGGGGCGCACATGTCTTCCAGGTTAGGATTCGCCAAGTCTTTGCATCTCCGGTGGTTCCGAAGCTCCGGAAAGGTACGGAACCGCTGTCGCGTTTTCTGACTCAGCCATTCATGGTagggaggtagagagagagacagagagatccaAGCCGAGAAAGGAGTTAATTAGGAAGAAAGCAACCCCTGCTCCCCGTAGCCGCCTGGGTCAAAGTTAGTTCTTATCTGTTCAAGAGAACCCGTTACCAAGCACATCCATATTTATGATCCGATAGATTTGTTTTACCTTCTAGTCTGTTTTTAACCCACTCCCTCCTCAGTTCtcgtgctttttttgtttttttgcaggtATCATTAACATACAGTGTAATGTACAAATCTTAAGtggagttaaattttattttttaattaaatttttaaatttaaaaatttgccaaaa contains:
- the PRXL2C gene encoding peroxiredoxin-like 2C isoform X3 — protein: MQGAMAAPSVVPVTRQISGRAAPAAVPDPSGPESGQSLAAAVADLPVLDASGRRVLFGALFRERRAVVVFVRHFLCYICKEYVEDLAKIPKSFLQEANVTLIVIGQSSYHHIEPFCKLTGYSHEIYVDPEREIYKRLGMKRGEEIASSGQSPHIKSNILSGSIRSLWRAVTGPLFDFQGDPAQQGGTLILGPDSFPI
- the PRXL2C gene encoding peroxiredoxin-like 2C isoform X1 translates to MQGAMAAPSVVPVTRQISGRAAPAAVPDPSGPESGQSLAAAVADLPVLDASGRRVLFGALFRERRAVVVFVRHFLCYICKEYVEDLAKIPKSFLQEANVTLIVIGQSSYHHIEPFCKLTGYSHEIYVDPEREIYKRLGMKRGEEIASSGQSPHIKSNILSGSIRSLWRAVTGPLFDFQGDPAQQGGTLILGPGNNIHFIHCDRNRLDHKPINSVLQLVGVQHVDFTSRPSVIHV
- the PRXL2C gene encoding peroxiredoxin-like 2C isoform X2, whose translation is MQGAMAAPSVVPVTRQISGRAAPAAVPDPSGPESGQSLAAAVADLPVLDASGRRVLFGALFRERRAVVVFVRHFLCYICKEYVEDLAKIPKSFLQEANVTLIVIGQSSYHHIEPFCKLTGYSHEIYVDPEREIYKRLGMKRGEEIASSGDPAQQGGTLILGPGNNIHFIHCDRNRLDHKPINSVLQLVGVQHVDFTSRPSVIHV
- the PRXL2C gene encoding peroxiredoxin-like 2C isoform X4, producing the protein MQGAMAAPSVVPVTRQISGRAAPAAVPDPSGPESGQSLAAAVADLPVLDASGRRVLFGALFRERRAVVVFVRHFLCYICKEYVEDLAKIPKSFLQEANVTLIVIGQSSYHHIEPFCKLTGYSHEIYVDPEREIYKRLGMKRGEEIASSGNNIHFIHCDRNRLDHKPINSVLQLVGVQHVDFTSRPSVIHV